The Cytophagia bacterium CHB2 genome has a segment encoding these proteins:
- a CDS encoding ATP-grasp domain-containing protein produces the protein MRRTAASAEDTDPPEFPPSPASGVEGIDNFAEWDDENVVRDLRETIGKYHDVIPIEADLNAFEKLRKYRPDIVFNIAEGFTGVSRESVIPAMLEMLGIPYTGSDPLTLGMCLDKGRAKEILGYHRLPTAKFAVLKSWPLNGQLRHFDYPMFVKPLFEGSSKGIWTDSVIEDSKALRPTVEKVWNTYSQPAIVEEFLPGREFTVALLGNGASLRVLPIVEIAFEALPQGAKPIYGWEAKWLWDSPDHELEIYKCPADLDEELRNKIETICKKAYNYLGCRDLCRIDVRLDANGEPNILELNPLPGLIKDPTVHSCFPKAAYSAGMTFDDLILAILDEACKRQGVSV, from the coding sequence ATGAGGCGGACCGCGGCTTCCGCTGAAGATACGGATCCTCCGGAATTTCCTCCCTCGCCGGCCTCGGGCGTTGAGGGCATTGACAATTTTGCGGAATGGGATGATGAAAATGTCGTGCGCGACTTGCGGGAGACGATCGGCAAATACCATGACGTCATTCCGATTGAAGCGGATCTCAACGCATTTGAGAAACTGCGCAAGTATCGCCCGGATATTGTTTTCAATATCGCGGAGGGCTTTACCGGCGTTTCACGCGAATCGGTAATTCCAGCCATGCTGGAAATGCTGGGTATTCCGTACACCGGTTCGGATCCGTTGACGCTCGGCATGTGCCTGGATAAGGGGCGCGCCAAGGAAATCCTGGGATACCATCGCCTGCCAACCGCGAAATTCGCAGTGCTCAAATCGTGGCCGTTGAACGGGCAATTGCGGCATTTTGATTACCCCATGTTTGTGAAGCCGCTGTTCGAAGGTTCCAGCAAAGGCATCTGGACGGACTCGGTGATCGAAGACAGCAAAGCACTTCGCCCCACGGTTGAGAAAGTTTGGAACACCTACTCGCAACCAGCTATCGTCGAAGAATTTCTGCCCGGCCGTGAATTTACTGTGGCGTTGTTGGGCAATGGCGCTTCGTTGCGCGTGTTGCCGATTGTGGAAATCGCTTTCGAAGCATTGCCGCAGGGCGCGAAGCCCATCTATGGCTGGGAAGCAAAGTGGCTGTGGGATTCTCCGGATCACGAGCTTGAAATTTACAAATGTCCGGCTGATCTCGACGAGGAATTGCGCAACAAGATCGAAACGATCTGCAAAAAGGCGTACAACTATCTCGGGTGCCGCGATCTCTGCCGCATCGACGTCCGCCTGGATGCGAACGGTGAACCAAACATCCTGGAGCTGAACCCGCTGCCCGGCTTGATCAAAGACCCCACCGTACATTCGTGTTTCCCCAAAGCGGCTTATTCTGCGGGAATGACATTTGACGATTTGATTCTCGCGATTCTCGATGAAGCCTGTAAACGGCAAGGAGTGAGTGTATGA